In Phlebotomus papatasi isolate M1 chromosome 1, Ppap_2.1, whole genome shotgun sequence, the following proteins share a genomic window:
- the LOC129799630 gene encoding syntaxin-1A isoform X4 has translation MTKDRLAALVAAQSDDDDVGPDDVAVNVEGRDGFMDDFFNEVEEIREMIDKIQTNVEEVKKKHSAILSAPQSDEKTKQELEDLMAEIKKTANRVRTKLKGIEQNIEQEEQANKSSADLRIRKTQHSTLSRKFVEVMTEYNRTQTDYRERCKGRIQRQLEITGRTTTNEELEEMLEQGNPAVFTQGIIMETQQAKQTLADIEARHADIIKLENSIRELHDMFMDMAMLVESQGEMIDRIEYHVEHAMDYVQTATQDTKKALKYQSKARRKKIYIMICLLITLVIIAIILAIQLS, from the exons ATGACGAAGGATAGATTAGCAGCACTTGTCGCG GCCCAGAGCGACGATGATGACGTGGGGCCGGACGATGTTGCTGTTAATGTTGAGGGAAGGGATGGATTTATGGATGACTTCTTCAATGAAGTCGAAGAGATACGAGAGATGATAGATAAGATCCAGACAAATGTGGAGGAAGTTAAGAAAAAACATAGTGCAATTCTATCAGCGCCTCAATCAGATGAGA AGACAAAGCAGGAGTTGGAAGACCTTATGGCTGAGATCAAGAAAACTGCCAATAGAGTCCGTACTAAGCTAAAG GGCATTGAACAGAACATCGAACAAGAAGAACAGGCTAATAAGTCCAGTGCTGACCTACGAATACGCAAAACACAGCATTCAACCCTCTCGAGGAAATTCGTTGAGGTGATGACGGAGTACAATCGGACTCAGACAGACTACAGAGAACGGTGCAAAGGGAGGATACAGAGGCAGTTAGAAATTA CGGGTAGAACTACAACCAATGAAGAATTGGAAGAGATGTTAGAGCAAGGGAATCCAGCGGTATTCACTCAAGGA ATTATTATGGAAACGCAACAAGCCAAACAGACTCTGGCAGATATTGAAGCTCGACATGCAGATATTATTAAGTTAGAGAATTCAATCAGAGAACTTCATGATATGTTCATGGATATGGCAATGCTAGTCGAGAGTCAG GGAGAGATGATTGATCGTATAGAATATCACGTGGAACATGCCATGGACTATGTCCAGACGGCAACACAAGATACGAAAAAAGCACTGAAATATCAAAGCAAAGCCCGCCGG aaaaaaatttacataatgaTTTGCCTGCTAATTACGTTAGTGATTATAGCAATTATTTTAGCAATACAgctatcttaa
- the LOC129799630 gene encoding syntaxin-1A isoform X5, which yields MTKDRLAALVAAQSDDDDVGPDDVAVNVEGRDGFMDDFFNEVEEIREMIDKIQTNVEEVKKKHSAILSAPQSDEKTKQELEDLMAEIKKTANRVRTKLKGIEQNIEQEEQANKSSADLRIRKTQHSTLSRKFVEVMTEYNRTQTDYRERCKGRIQRQLEITGRTTTNEELEEMLEQGNPAVFTQGIIMETQQAKQTLADIEARHADIIKLENSIRELHDMFMDMAMLVESQGDLVDNIEHHVEQSGNHVEKAHGELVQAREYQSKARKKKIYIMICLLITLVIIAIILAIQLS from the exons ATGACGAAGGATAGATTAGCAGCACTTGTCGCG GCCCAGAGCGACGATGATGACGTGGGGCCGGACGATGTTGCTGTTAATGTTGAGGGAAGGGATGGATTTATGGATGACTTCTTCAATGAAGTCGAAGAGATACGAGAGATGATAGATAAGATCCAGACAAATGTGGAGGAAGTTAAGAAAAAACATAGTGCAATTCTATCAGCGCCTCAATCAGATGAGA AGACAAAGCAGGAGTTGGAAGACCTTATGGCTGAGATCAAGAAAACTGCCAATAGAGTCCGTACTAAGCTAAAG GGCATTGAACAGAACATCGAACAAGAAGAACAGGCTAATAAGTCCAGTGCTGACCTACGAATACGCAAAACACAGCATTCAACCCTCTCGAGGAAATTCGTTGAGGTGATGACGGAGTACAATCGGACTCAGACAGACTACAGAGAACGGTGCAAAGGGAGGATACAGAGGCAGTTAGAAATTA CGGGTAGAACTACAACCAATGAAGAATTGGAAGAGATGTTAGAGCAAGGGAATCCAGCGGTATTCACTCAAGGA ATTATTATGGAAACGCAACAAGCCAAACAGACTCTGGCAGATATTGAAGCTCGACATGCAGATATTATTAAGTTAGAGAATTCAATCAGAGAACTTCATGATATGTTCATGGATATGGCAATGCTAGTCGAGAGTCAG gGTGATCTTGTGGATAACATTGAGCATCATGTTGAACAAAGTGGAAATCATGTGGAAAAAGCTCATGGGGAGCTTGTACAAGCCAGAGAATATCAATCAAAAGCCAGAAAG aaaaaaatttacataatgaTTTGCCTGCTAATTACGTTAGTGATTATAGCAATTATTTTAGCAATACAgctatcttaa
- the LOC129799630 gene encoding syntaxin-1A isoform X3: MTKDRLAALVAAQSDDDDVGPDDVAVNVEGRDGFMDDFFNEVEEIREMIDKIQTNVEEVKKKHSAILSAPQSDEKTKQELEDLMAEIKKTANRVRTKLKGIEQNIEQEEQANKSSADLRIRKTQHSTLSRKFVEVMTEYNRTQTDYRERCKGRIQRQLEITGRTTTNEELEEMLEQGNPAVFTQGIIMETQQAKQTLADIEARHADIIKLENSIRELHDMFMDMAMLVESQGEMIDRIEYHVEHAMDYVQTATQDTKKALKYQSKARRKKILIIICIAVTLVILAIVLAVYFSQLTPS, encoded by the exons ATGACGAAGGATAGATTAGCAGCACTTGTCGCG GCCCAGAGCGACGATGATGACGTGGGGCCGGACGATGTTGCTGTTAATGTTGAGGGAAGGGATGGATTTATGGATGACTTCTTCAATGAAGTCGAAGAGATACGAGAGATGATAGATAAGATCCAGACAAATGTGGAGGAAGTTAAGAAAAAACATAGTGCAATTCTATCAGCGCCTCAATCAGATGAGA AGACAAAGCAGGAGTTGGAAGACCTTATGGCTGAGATCAAGAAAACTGCCAATAGAGTCCGTACTAAGCTAAAG GGCATTGAACAGAACATCGAACAAGAAGAACAGGCTAATAAGTCCAGTGCTGACCTACGAATACGCAAAACACAGCATTCAACCCTCTCGAGGAAATTCGTTGAGGTGATGACGGAGTACAATCGGACTCAGACAGACTACAGAGAACGGTGCAAAGGGAGGATACAGAGGCAGTTAGAAATTA CGGGTAGAACTACAACCAATGAAGAATTGGAAGAGATGTTAGAGCAAGGGAATCCAGCGGTATTCACTCAAGGA ATTATTATGGAAACGCAACAAGCCAAACAGACTCTGGCAGATATTGAAGCTCGACATGCAGATATTATTAAGTTAGAGAATTCAATCAGAGAACTTCATGATATGTTCATGGATATGGCAATGCTAGTCGAGAGTCAG GGAGAGATGATTGATCGTATAGAATATCACGTGGAACATGCCATGGACTATGTCCAGACGGCAACACAAGATACGAAAAAAGCACTGAAATATCAAAGCAAAGCCCGCCGG aaaaaaatcttaataataatTTGCATTGCAGTAACACTAGTGATTCTAGCTATTGTATTAGCTGTTTACTTTTCACAACTTACTCCTTCCTAA
- the LOC129799630 gene encoding syntaxin-1A isoform X2, with protein MTKDRLAALVAAQSDDDDVGPDDVAVNVEGRDGFMDDFFNEVEEIREMIDKIQTNVEEVKKKHSAILSAPQSDEKTKQELEDLMAEIKKTANRVRTKLKGIEQNIEQEEQANKSSADLRIRKTQHSTLSRKFVEVMTEYNRTQTDYRERCKGRIQRQLEITGRTTTNEELEEMLEQGNPAVFTQGIIMETQQAKQTLADIEARHADIIKLENSIRELHDMFMDMAMLVESQGDLVDNIEHHVEQSGNHVEKAHGELVQAREYQSKARKVYSFLVITANKKNKIMQYLWENSPKIFFCCENVIN; from the exons ATGACGAAGGATAGATTAGCAGCACTTGTCGCG GCCCAGAGCGACGATGATGACGTGGGGCCGGACGATGTTGCTGTTAATGTTGAGGGAAGGGATGGATTTATGGATGACTTCTTCAATGAAGTCGAAGAGATACGAGAGATGATAGATAAGATCCAGACAAATGTGGAGGAAGTTAAGAAAAAACATAGTGCAATTCTATCAGCGCCTCAATCAGATGAGA AGACAAAGCAGGAGTTGGAAGACCTTATGGCTGAGATCAAGAAAACTGCCAATAGAGTCCGTACTAAGCTAAAG GGCATTGAACAGAACATCGAACAAGAAGAACAGGCTAATAAGTCCAGTGCTGACCTACGAATACGCAAAACACAGCATTCAACCCTCTCGAGGAAATTCGTTGAGGTGATGACGGAGTACAATCGGACTCAGACAGACTACAGAGAACGGTGCAAAGGGAGGATACAGAGGCAGTTAGAAATTA CGGGTAGAACTACAACCAATGAAGAATTGGAAGAGATGTTAGAGCAAGGGAATCCAGCGGTATTCACTCAAGGA ATTATTATGGAAACGCAACAAGCCAAACAGACTCTGGCAGATATTGAAGCTCGACATGCAGATATTATTAAGTTAGAGAATTCAATCAGAGAACTTCATGATATGTTCATGGATATGGCAATGCTAGTCGAGAGTCAG gGTGATCTTGTGGATAACATTGAGCATCATGTTGAACAAAGTGGAAATCATGTGGAAAAAGCTCATGGGGAGCTTGTACAAGCCAGAGAATATCAATCAAAAGCCAGAAAGGTATATTCTTTCTTAGTAATTACagccaataaaaaaaataagattatgCAATATCTTTGGGAAAACTCTCCTAAAATCTTCTTTTGCTGcgaaaatgtaattaattaa
- the LOC129799630 gene encoding syntaxin-1A isoform X1: protein MTKDRLAALVAAQSDDDDVGPDDVAVNVEGRDGFMDDFFNEVEEIREMIDKIQTNVEEVKKKHSAILSAPQSDEKTKQELEDLMAEIKKTANRVRTKLKGIEQNIEQEEQANKSSADLRIRKTQHSTLSRKFVEVMTEYNRTQTDYRERCKGRIQRQLEITGRTTTNEELEEMLEQGNPAVFTQGIIMETQQAKQTLADIEARHADIIKLENSIRELHDMFMDMAMLVESQGEMIDRIEYHVEHAMDYVQTATQDTKKALKYQSKARRVSYIKMDKTNVLFFFFFFLSFSIFLLKKSFFPKPKIYVLSFYFYPFTFYVFSDFPRSLTIY, encoded by the exons ATGACGAAGGATAGATTAGCAGCACTTGTCGCG GCCCAGAGCGACGATGATGACGTGGGGCCGGACGATGTTGCTGTTAATGTTGAGGGAAGGGATGGATTTATGGATGACTTCTTCAATGAAGTCGAAGAGATACGAGAGATGATAGATAAGATCCAGACAAATGTGGAGGAAGTTAAGAAAAAACATAGTGCAATTCTATCAGCGCCTCAATCAGATGAGA AGACAAAGCAGGAGTTGGAAGACCTTATGGCTGAGATCAAGAAAACTGCCAATAGAGTCCGTACTAAGCTAAAG GGCATTGAACAGAACATCGAACAAGAAGAACAGGCTAATAAGTCCAGTGCTGACCTACGAATACGCAAAACACAGCATTCAACCCTCTCGAGGAAATTCGTTGAGGTGATGACGGAGTACAATCGGACTCAGACAGACTACAGAGAACGGTGCAAAGGGAGGATACAGAGGCAGTTAGAAATTA CGGGTAGAACTACAACCAATGAAGAATTGGAAGAGATGTTAGAGCAAGGGAATCCAGCGGTATTCACTCAAGGA ATTATTATGGAAACGCAACAAGCCAAACAGACTCTGGCAGATATTGAAGCTCGACATGCAGATATTATTAAGTTAGAGAATTCAATCAGAGAACTTCATGATATGTTCATGGATATGGCAATGCTAGTCGAGAGTCAG GGAGAGATGATTGATCGTATAGAATATCACGTGGAACATGCCATGGACTATGTCCAGACGGCAACACAAGATACGAAAAAAGCACTGAAATATCAAAGCAAAGCCCGCCGGGTGAGTTATATAAAAATGGATAAAACTAAtgtgttgtttttctttttcttttttttgtccttctcaattttcctcctcaaaaaatcctttttcccaaaaccaaaaatttatgttttgtCATTTTATTTCTATCCCTTCACGTTTTATGTCTTCTCTGACTTTCCTCGATcattaacaatttattaa
- the LOC129799630 gene encoding syntaxin-1A isoform X6 yields the protein MTKDRLAALVAAQSDDDDVGPDDVAVNVEGRDGFMDDFFNEVEEIREMIDKIQTNVEEVKKKHSAILSAPQSDEKTKQELEDLMAEIKKTANRVRTKLKGIEQNIEQEEQANKSSADLRIRKTQHSTLSRKFVEVMTEYNRTQTDYRERCKGRIQRQLEITGRTTTNEELEEMLEQGNPAVFTQGIIMETQQAKQTLADIEARHADIIKLENSIRELHDMFMDMAMLVESQGEMIDRIEYHVEHAMDYVQTATQDTKKALKYQSKARRKKIMILLCLTVLGIIVAAYVSSYFM from the exons ATGACGAAGGATAGATTAGCAGCACTTGTCGCG GCCCAGAGCGACGATGATGACGTGGGGCCGGACGATGTTGCTGTTAATGTTGAGGGAAGGGATGGATTTATGGATGACTTCTTCAATGAAGTCGAAGAGATACGAGAGATGATAGATAAGATCCAGACAAATGTGGAGGAAGTTAAGAAAAAACATAGTGCAATTCTATCAGCGCCTCAATCAGATGAGA AGACAAAGCAGGAGTTGGAAGACCTTATGGCTGAGATCAAGAAAACTGCCAATAGAGTCCGTACTAAGCTAAAG GGCATTGAACAGAACATCGAACAAGAAGAACAGGCTAATAAGTCCAGTGCTGACCTACGAATACGCAAAACACAGCATTCAACCCTCTCGAGGAAATTCGTTGAGGTGATGACGGAGTACAATCGGACTCAGACAGACTACAGAGAACGGTGCAAAGGGAGGATACAGAGGCAGTTAGAAATTA CGGGTAGAACTACAACCAATGAAGAATTGGAAGAGATGTTAGAGCAAGGGAATCCAGCGGTATTCACTCAAGGA ATTATTATGGAAACGCAACAAGCCAAACAGACTCTGGCAGATATTGAAGCTCGACATGCAGATATTATTAAGTTAGAGAATTCAATCAGAGAACTTCATGATATGTTCATGGATATGGCAATGCTAGTCGAGAGTCAG GGAGAGATGATTGATCGTATAGAATATCACGTGGAACATGCCATGGACTATGTCCAGACGGCAACACAAGATACGAAAAAAGCACTGAAATATCAAAGCAAAGCCCGCCGG